A stretch of the Bradyrhizobium arachidis genome encodes the following:
- a CDS encoding histone: MAKAKKKKSKKAKKAKKAVAAKKTAKKRTKKAAKKAAKKSAKKSAKKSAKKAAPKKAAKAAAPKKAAKKAAPKKRAAKKAAPAPKPAAPVAAPAAPEPVPETSWATPSTTADAASPPAEGQG, translated from the coding sequence ATGGCGAAAGCGAAGAAGAAGAAAAGCAAGAAGGCCAAAAAAGCCAAGAAGGCTGTAGCGGCGAAGAAGACCGCCAAGAAGAGGACCAAGAAGGCCGCGAAGAAAGCAGCCAAGAAGTCTGCAAAGAAATCCGCGAAGAAGTCGGCCAAGAAGGCCGCACCGAAGAAGGCTGCGAAGGCGGCGGCTCCCAAGAAGGCTGCAAAGAAAGCCGCTCCCAAGAAGCGCGCAGCAAAGAAGGCTGCCCCGGCTCCGAAGCCCGCAGCCCCGGTAGCAGCTCCCGCAGCTCCCGAGCCCGTACCGGAGACGAGCTGGGCGACCCCGTCAACGACCGCCGATGCTGCGTCCCCGCC
- the glcF gene encoding glycolate oxidase subunit GlcF: MKTEFSLAQLADPDIAEADKILRACVHCGFCTATCPTYVLLGDELDSPRGRIYLIKEMLEKDQAPTADVVKHIDRCLSCLACVTTCPSGVNYMHLVDQARVRIEERYQRPVAERLLRAVLAFVLPDPGRFRAGMWLARLARPFAVLLPSPPPSATPGLTSRLKAMLALAPGRLPKPGPAAGSVFAPLGKKRGRVALLQGCAQQVLAPRINQAAINLLTRHGVEVVLVKDEQCCGALTHHLGRDGDALARARANVAAWRAEAAKEGLDAILVTTSGCGTVVKDYGYLLREDRDFAADAAHVSQLAKDITEYVAGLPLQTTTRRDDWQDNVVVAYHSACSLQHGQKIRELPKELLSKNGFVVKDVPESHLCCGSAGTYNILQPDLAGRLRDRKVANIASVKPDMIAAGNIGCMVQIAGGTSVPVVHTIELLDWATGGSRPTLN, translated from the coding sequence CCGCGACCTGTCCGACCTATGTGCTGCTCGGCGACGAGCTCGATAGCCCGCGCGGCCGCATCTACCTGATCAAGGAGATGCTGGAGAAGGACCAGGCGCCCACGGCCGACGTGGTCAAGCATATCGACCGCTGCCTGTCGTGCCTTGCCTGCGTGACCACCTGCCCCTCAGGGGTGAACTACATGCACCTCGTCGACCAGGCCCGGGTCAGGATCGAGGAGCGCTATCAGAGGCCGGTTGCGGAACGGCTGTTGCGCGCCGTGCTCGCCTTCGTCCTGCCGGATCCGGGGCGCTTCCGCGCCGGCATGTGGCTGGCGCGGCTCGCCCGGCCGTTCGCTGTGCTCTTGCCGTCACCGCCGCCATCGGCCACGCCCGGCCTGACCTCGCGGCTCAAGGCGATGCTCGCGCTCGCACCCGGCCGTTTGCCGAAGCCCGGGCCTGCCGCCGGCAGTGTCTTTGCGCCGCTCGGCAAGAAGCGCGGCCGGGTTGCGCTGTTGCAAGGTTGCGCCCAGCAGGTGCTGGCGCCGCGCATCAACCAGGCGGCGATCAACCTCCTGACCCGCCACGGCGTCGAGGTCGTGCTGGTCAAGGACGAGCAATGCTGCGGCGCGCTGACCCATCACCTCGGCCGCGACGGCGACGCGCTGGCGCGGGCACGGGCGAACGTCGCGGCGTGGCGCGCCGAAGCCGCAAAGGAAGGGCTCGACGCCATCCTGGTGACGACGTCCGGCTGCGGCACGGTGGTCAAGGACTACGGCTATCTCTTGCGCGAGGACCGCGACTTCGCGGCTGATGCCGCGCATGTCTCGCAGCTTGCAAAGGACATCACCGAATATGTCGCTGGCCTGCCGCTTCAGACAACGACGCGGCGAGACGACTGGCAGGACAACGTCGTCGTTGCGTATCACTCGGCTTGTTCACTGCAGCACGGACAGAAAATCAGAGAGCTTCCGAAAGAATTGCTTTCCAAGAATGGATTCGTGGTGAAAGATGTCCCGGAGAGCCATTTGTGTTGCGGTTCGGCGGGGACTTACAACATTCTCCAGCCCGACCTTGCGGGCAGGTTGCGTGATCGCAAGGTCGCCAACATCGCGAGCGTCAAGCCGGACATGATCGCTGCGGGCAATATCGGCTGCATGGTGCAGATTGCCGGCGGCACGTCAGTTCCGGTCGTGCACACGATTGAGCTTCTCGATTGGGCGACGGGCGGTTCGCGGCCGACCTTGAACTGA